In Pseudomonadota bacterium, a single genomic region encodes these proteins:
- a CDS encoding aminomethyltransferase family protein — MSAIDHTHFRQPLGRTPFLDHYEAASTREHWTVWNGYKIAKVVDNLAREYYAIRSGCSVMDLTPMEKYRISGPDAGDFLNRLVTRDVSQLAVGRITYVVWCDDEGKAIDDGTIFRLGEREYRLCAQHHQLDWLLSSALGFDVSITCETHEVAALAVQGPTSHTVLAAAGFTELAQLKPFRSVQTSFAGGPALVSRTGFTGDLGYEIWVAPEQADALWQALLAQRASYDVVPIGLDAMEMARIEAGFIMPGFDFVTAETALMPEHRRSPYELGLGWAVDLEKGHFTGRAALKAEQSRPATRRLTKLVVAGNKPVGDAFIYNRRKGREIGVVRCATWSPVLKANLALAEIELTDGSLPGRVWAKIDYQRELAWRVAWEPCTISSKPFYSPAHRSATPPHAF, encoded by the coding sequence ATGAGCGCCATCGACCATACGCACTTCCGCCAGCCCCTCGGCCGAACGCCGTTTCTGGATCACTACGAGGCCGCGTCCACGCGCGAACACTGGACCGTGTGGAACGGCTACAAGATTGCCAAGGTGGTGGACAACCTGGCCCGGGAGTACTACGCGATCCGCAGCGGTTGCTCGGTGATGGATCTCACTCCCATGGAGAAGTACCGCATTTCGGGCCCTGATGCAGGGGACTTCCTGAATCGGCTGGTCACCCGCGATGTGAGCCAGCTCGCCGTGGGGCGCATCACCTACGTGGTGTGGTGCGACGACGAGGGCAAGGCCATCGACGATGGCACGATCTTCCGCCTCGGCGAGCGTGAGTACCGCCTGTGCGCCCAGCACCATCAGCTCGACTGGTTGCTGAGCAGTGCCCTCGGCTTCGACGTCAGTATCACCTGTGAAACCCACGAGGTGGCTGCCCTCGCCGTGCAGGGCCCCACATCGCACACGGTGCTCGCGGCCGCAGGTTTCACGGAACTGGCGCAACTGAAGCCTTTCCGCAGCGTGCAGACGTCCTTCGCGGGCGGGCCCGCCCTGGTCTCCAGAACCGGCTTCACCGGGGACCTTGGCTACGAGATCTGGGTGGCACCGGAACAGGCCGATGCCCTGTGGCAGGCTCTGCTAGCGCAACGCGCCAGCTACGACGTCGTGCCCATCGGACTGGACGCGATGGAGATGGCCCGTATCGAAGCGGGCTTCATCATGCCGGGCTTCGACTTCGTCACGGCCGAGACCGCGTTGATGCCGGAACATCGTCGGTCGCCCTACGAGCTCGGCCTGGGCTGGGCCGTGGATCTGGAGAAGGGGCACTTCACCGGCCGAGCGGCGCTCAAGGCCGAGCAGAGCAGGCCGGCGACACGACGTCTGACCAAGTTGGTGGTGGCGGGCAACAAACCCGTCGGCGACGCATTCATCTACAACCGGCGCAAGGGGCGAGAGATCGGCGTGGTCCGTTGCGCTACGTGGTCGCCAGTGCTCAAGGCCAACCTGGCCCTCGCCGAGATCGAACTCACCGATGGCAGCCTGCCGGGCAGGGTCTGGGCGAAGATCGACTATCAACGGGAGCTCGCCTGGCGCGTCGCCTGGGAGCCCTGCACGATCAGCAGCAAACCCTTCTACTCGCCTGCGCACCGCAGCGCTACGCCGCCGCACGCATTCTGA
- a CDS encoding NAD(P)/FAD-dependent oxidoreductase, with amino-acid sequence MTDAHLTIIIGAGHNALVCANYLARGGQRVLCLEAASGPGGMASHRTFAEGFEAPFAHAQFPADANMVEELALARHGYAPSPPAPTTVLDPQGCTLSAQGPELSGQGVAAADADAYRTLRKRFSDFARRLGPVFRQAPPRLKHLSTAELRSVASLALNVRFGLGREGLRELLRVAGMNIYDLLDEQFDDDRVKGLLALEAMQGSAMGPRTPGTVLTWLHRLANARDRSVTVAAGPESCLASALAKALEATGGTVRYGARVQSITTGEAGRASGVTLDNGEHIAAQTVVSGIDPRGTFEHLVGLPRLDTEFARRVTQIRGKGVVAKLHLGLDSLPEFRGVSRQALAGRLLVAPSADYVERAFNPSKYGRISDAPVLEITVPSLTAPHLAPKGMHVMSINASFVPYKAAAEESSAWREEVQRTVMDTLGQYDGGMPARVTCADLMTPLDIERTFGAVGGHWHHGELSMHQSMMLRPLYGAAQYATPIRGLFLCSAGCHPGGDVAGTAGSNAAAAILAGKGDA; translated from the coding sequence ATGACTGACGCCCACCTCACGATCATCATCGGCGCCGGCCATAACGCTCTCGTCTGCGCCAACTACCTGGCCCGCGGCGGCCAGCGCGTGCTGTGTCTGGAAGCGGCAAGCGGCCCCGGCGGCATGGCATCCCACCGCACCTTCGCGGAGGGATTCGAGGCACCCTTTGCCCACGCCCAGTTTCCCGCCGATGCGAACATGGTCGAGGAACTCGCCCTTGCCCGTCATGGCTACGCACCCTCGCCGCCGGCGCCGACGACGGTGCTCGATCCCCAGGGCTGCACCCTGTCTGCCCAAGGGCCCGAACTCTCAGGCCAGGGCGTGGCCGCAGCGGACGCTGATGCGTACCGGACCTTGCGCAAGCGCTTCAGCGACTTTGCGCGGCGCCTCGGTCCCGTGTTCCGCCAGGCGCCGCCGCGCCTGAAACACCTGAGCACCGCCGAGCTGCGCAGCGTGGCCTCCCTGGCCCTGAACGTGCGCTTCGGTCTCGGCCGGGAAGGCCTGCGAGAACTGCTACGCGTCGCCGGCATGAACATCTACGATCTCCTGGACGAGCAGTTCGACGACGACCGGGTGAAGGGCTTGCTGGCCCTCGAGGCCATGCAGGGGTCGGCCATGGGCCCGCGCACCCCCGGCACGGTACTGACCTGGCTGCATCGCCTGGCCAACGCCCGAGATCGATCCGTGACGGTGGCCGCCGGGCCCGAGAGCTGCCTTGCGTCGGCTTTGGCAAAGGCGTTGGAAGCGACCGGTGGAACGGTGCGCTACGGCGCGCGGGTGCAGTCGATCACCACCGGCGAAGCGGGCCGGGCGAGTGGCGTCACCCTCGACAACGGCGAGCACATCGCCGCTCAAACCGTGGTGTCCGGCATCGATCCGCGCGGCACCTTTGAGCACTTGGTCGGACTCCCCCGCCTGGACACCGAATTCGCCCGCCGGGTCACCCAGATCCGCGGCAAGGGCGTGGTCGCGAAGCTGCACCTCGGCCTCGACTCCCTTCCCGAGTTTCGCGGAGTCTCGCGCCAGGCCCTCGCTGGCCGGCTGCTGGTCGCCCCCTCGGCGGACTACGTCGAAAGGGCTTTCAACCCGAGTAAGTACGGTCGCATCAGCGACGCTCCGGTGCTCGAGATCACTGTCCCGTCGCTCACGGCTCCGCACCTCGCACCTAAGGGCATGCACGTCATGTCGATCAATGCCTCCTTCGTTCCCTACAAGGCGGCTGCGGAGGAGAGCAGTGCGTGGCGCGAGGAGGTGCAACGCACCGTCATGGACACCCTCGGTCAGTACGACGGCGGCATGCCGGCTCGCGTCACCTGCGCCGATCTGATGACGCCCCTGGACATCGAACGAACCTTCGGCGCGGTCGGCGGCCATTGGCACCACGGTGAATTGTCCATGCATCAGTCGATGATGTTGCGCCCCCTCTACGGCGCCGCCCAGTACGCCACGCCCATCCGGGGGCTCTTTCTCTGCAGCGCAGGCTGCCATCCCGGTGGCGATGTGGCCGGCACCGCCGGAAGCAACGCGGCCGCGGCCATCCTCGCCGGCAAGGGGGACGCATGA